The following are from one region of the Paenibacillus sabinae T27 genome:
- a CDS encoding DUF5665 domain-containing protein, whose translation MKEDPDRGTYRKESLTSWKPLERGGEPPEPGDKEKINRIYRLATDWAQRMEKSRISEYTELLYSPWRLIWLNVLAGTARGVGIAIGFTFFAATIIYVLQVLGALNLPIIGDYIADIVRIVQHQLELNTY comes from the coding sequence ATGAAGGAGGACCCGGATCGCGGGACATATCGGAAGGAAAGCCTGACCTCTTGGAAACCGCTGGAGCGTGGAGGAGAGCCGCCCGAACCAGGCGATAAGGAAAAAATAAACCGCATATACCGGCTGGCGACCGACTGGGCGCAGCGGATGGAAAAATCCAGAATCTCCGAGTATACGGAGCTGCTCTATTCCCCATGGCGGCTTATATGGCTGAATGTGCTGGCAGGGACTGCGCGCGGCGTCGGAATCGCCATCGGGTTTACTTTTTTTGCGGCGACGATCATTTATGTGCTTCAGGTGCTGGGGGCGCTTAATCTGCCGATAATAGGCGATTACATCGCCGATATCGTGCGTATCGTTCAGCATCAGCTGGAGCTTAACACGTATTAG
- the ileS gene encoding isoleucine--tRNA ligase, with translation MQKVDIKEKARDRDVRILKKWNEENTFRKSIEYREGKPNYVFYEGPPTANGAPHIGHVLGRVIKDFIGRYQTMKGYRVVRKAGWDTHGLPVELGVEKQLGISGKQEIEAYGVEKFIKKCKDSVFGYEKQWREFTEAIGYWTDLDNPYVTLNNTYIESVWNILATVHEKGLLYRGHRVSPYCPSCQTTLSSHEVAQGYKTVKDLSATAKFKLDDSGEYVLAWTTTPWTLPAHMALAVNPDMDYVRVQQEDGVYIMAKNLVEEVAKGEHTVLSELKGSDLVGKTYQPPFSYIQAERSNLIVGASFVTDASGTGIVHMAPAHGEDDYKACRENGITFVNVVDTSGKYTDTVTDFAGRFVKDCDLDIVKALSEKGLLYGKEKYEHSYPFCWRCDTPLLYYATDSWFINTTAIKDQLIANNNGVNWYPGHVREGRFGKFLDELVDWNISRNRYWGTPLNVWVCQETGKEFAPHSIAELREMAIGDVPEDIELHKPYVDNIRLRSPFKEGAEMVRTSEVIDVWFDSGSMPFAQSHYPFENADKLEEQYPADMICEGIDQTRGWFYSLLAVSTLFKGKAPYKAVIATGHILDENGQKMSKSKGNVINPWDIMNEYGTDAFRWAILADSAPWNNKRFSRGLVGESKSKVVDTLVNTHAFLTLYAGIDGYDPAEHPFKLSSHKLDRWILSRLNSLILVVDKGLAVNDFVNSSKAIENFIDELSNWYIRRSRDRFWGSGLGEEKLDAYRTLTHVLLTTAKIVAPFMPMLAEDIFVNLGGGESVHLADYPAADESLIDLTLEQDMESARNIVELARNVRNETGIKTRQPLSELIVSISQSFNVADYEEIIKDEINVKSIVLETSDSGFVDFTLKLNLKVAGKKYGKNVGFIQGFLKSMDSGATREAVQSGKVAVTSPEGEELQITADELLVDKQAKPGFASASGYGITVALNTEITPELEQEGWVREIVRAVQDYRKRLDLPIDKRVALTLSVDDELKAAVTAFENVLRENVLVTTIGFSGNHAPETVDIGGKTIGIVIG, from the coding sequence ATGCAAAAAGTAGACATCAAAGAAAAGGCGCGGGACAGAGACGTCCGCATCTTAAAGAAATGGAACGAAGAGAATACGTTCCGTAAATCAATCGAATACCGTGAAGGCAAGCCCAACTATGTATTCTACGAAGGTCCGCCGACCGCAAACGGCGCTCCGCATATCGGGCACGTGCTTGGCCGCGTAATCAAAGACTTTATCGGCCGCTACCAGACGATGAAGGGTTACCGCGTTGTGCGGAAGGCCGGCTGGGATACCCACGGTCTGCCGGTCGAGCTTGGCGTAGAGAAGCAGCTCGGAATCTCCGGCAAGCAGGAGATCGAAGCCTATGGCGTCGAGAAATTCATCAAGAAATGTAAAGACAGCGTCTTCGGCTACGAGAAGCAGTGGCGCGAATTTACAGAAGCGATCGGCTATTGGACCGATCTAGATAATCCTTACGTTACCCTGAACAATACCTACATCGAGAGCGTATGGAACATCCTTGCAACGGTTCATGAGAAAGGACTTTTGTACCGCGGCCACCGCGTCAGCCCTTACTGTCCAAGCTGCCAGACGACGCTCAGCTCGCATGAAGTAGCTCAAGGGTACAAGACGGTCAAGGACCTGAGCGCCACGGCCAAGTTCAAGCTGGACGACAGCGGCGAATATGTGCTGGCCTGGACGACGACGCCTTGGACGCTTCCGGCGCATATGGCGCTCGCGGTTAATCCGGACATGGATTATGTGCGGGTGCAGCAGGAGGACGGCGTCTACATCATGGCCAAGAATCTGGTCGAAGAAGTGGCTAAGGGCGAGCATACGGTGTTGTCCGAGCTGAAAGGCTCCGATCTGGTTGGCAAAACGTACCAGCCCCCGTTCAGCTACATCCAGGCAGAGAGAAGCAATCTGATCGTCGGAGCTTCTTTTGTGACGGATGCCAGCGGTACGGGGATCGTGCATATGGCGCCGGCCCATGGCGAGGACGACTACAAGGCCTGCCGCGAGAACGGCATCACCTTCGTGAACGTGGTGGATACGTCGGGTAAATATACCGATACGGTTACTGATTTTGCCGGACGCTTTGTGAAAGACTGCGACCTGGATATCGTCAAGGCGCTGTCGGAGAAGGGCCTGCTGTATGGCAAGGAAAAATACGAGCACAGCTATCCGTTCTGCTGGCGCTGCGATACACCGCTTCTGTACTATGCGACAGACAGCTGGTTTATCAATACGACAGCGATCAAGGATCAGCTGATCGCGAACAACAATGGCGTCAACTGGTATCCAGGCCATGTCCGCGAAGGCCGGTTCGGCAAGTTTCTGGATGAACTGGTGGACTGGAACATCAGCCGCAACCGCTACTGGGGCACTCCACTGAACGTATGGGTCTGCCAGGAGACGGGCAAAGAGTTCGCGCCGCACAGCATCGCCGAGCTTCGGGAAATGGCAATTGGCGATGTACCTGAAGATATCGAGCTGCATAAGCCGTATGTGGATAACATCCGCCTGCGCAGCCCGTTCAAAGAAGGCGCGGAAATGGTGCGGACCTCTGAAGTGATCGACGTGTGGTTCGACAGCGGCTCGATGCCTTTTGCGCAAAGCCACTATCCGTTCGAGAACGCGGATAAGCTGGAGGAACAATATCCTGCGGACATGATCTGCGAAGGCATCGACCAGACGCGCGGCTGGTTCTACAGCTTGCTTGCGGTGTCGACGCTGTTCAAAGGCAAAGCGCCTTACAAGGCGGTTATCGCTACGGGCCATATCCTCGACGAGAACGGCCAGAAGATGTCCAAATCGAAGGGCAATGTCATCAACCCTTGGGATATCATGAACGAATACGGCACCGACGCGTTCCGCTGGGCGATCCTGGCCGACAGCGCGCCGTGGAACAACAAGCGCTTCTCCCGTGGGCTGGTGGGCGAGAGCAAGTCTAAGGTCGTCGATACGCTGGTGAACACCCACGCGTTCTTGACGCTGTATGCGGGAATTGACGGCTACGATCCGGCGGAGCATCCGTTCAAGCTGTCTTCTCACAAGCTGGACCGCTGGATTCTGTCCCGGCTGAACAGCCTGATCCTGGTTGTGGATAAAGGGCTTGCGGTCAATGACTTCGTTAACTCGTCCAAAGCGATCGAGAACTTTATCGACGAGCTGAGCAACTGGTATATCCGTCGTTCCCGCGACCGTTTCTGGGGCAGCGGGCTAGGAGAGGAGAAGCTGGACGCTTACCGTACGCTGACGCATGTGTTACTGACGACGGCGAAGATTGTCGCTCCTTTCATGCCTATGCTGGCGGAGGATATTTTCGTCAACCTGGGCGGCGGAGAAAGCGTGCATTTGGCGGATTACCCGGCAGCCGACGAGAGCCTGATCGACCTTACGCTTGAGCAGGATATGGAAAGCGCCCGTAACATCGTTGAGCTGGCGCGGAACGTCCGCAACGAGACCGGAATCAAGACGCGTCAGCCGCTTTCCGAGCTGATCGTTTCCATCAGCCAGAGCTTTAATGTCGCGGATTATGAGGAGATCATCAAGGACGAGATCAATGTCAAGTCCATCGTGCTGGAGACGAGCGACAGCGGCTTTGTTGATTTTACCCTGAAGCTGAACCTGAAGGTCGCAGGCAAAAAATACGGCAAAAACGTCGGCTTCATCCAGGGCTTCCTGAAATCGATGGACAGCGGCGCTACCCGCGAAGCGGTTCAAAGCGGCAAGGTGGCCGTCACCTCTCCGGAAGGCGAAGAACTGCAAATCACCGCAGACGAACTGCTGGTCGACAAGCAGGCCAAGCCGGGCTTTGCGTCCGCATCCGGTTACGGAATTACAGTCGCGCTGAATACGGAAATCACGCCGGAGCTGGAACAAGAGGGCTGGGTGCGTGAAATCGTGCGGGCGGTTCAGGATTACCGCAAACGCCTTGACCTGCCGATCGACAAGCGCGTTGCGCTGACCCTGAGTGTCGATGATGAGCTGAAAGCGGCCGTTACGGCGTTCGAGAATGTCCTTCGTGAGAATGTACTGGTTACGACGATTGGTTTTAGCGGCAATCATGCCCCTGAAACGGTGGATATCGGCGGCAAAACGATCGGCATCGTAATCGGTTAA
- a CDS encoding DivIVA domain-containing protein, giving the protein MPLTPLDIHNKEFARRLRGYDEDEVNEFLDQVIKDYESVIRENKELSNQLLTLQERLDHFTNIEDTLSKTIIVAQEAADEVKNNAKKESQLIIKEAEKNADRIINEALSKSRKIAIETEELRKQASIYRTRFRTLVEAQLELLSQDDWDALESREVREEVF; this is encoded by the coding sequence ATGCCATTAACGCCGCTCGATATACATAACAAGGAGTTTGCCCGGCGGCTCCGAGGTTATGATGAGGACGAGGTCAATGAGTTTCTCGATCAGGTTATTAAGGATTACGAGAGCGTCATCCGGGAGAACAAGGAGCTTAGTAATCAGCTTCTGACCCTGCAGGAGCGTCTGGACCATTTTACGAACATCGAAGACACTTTGTCGAAGACCATTATTGTAGCCCAGGAAGCTGCCGACGAAGTGAAGAACAACGCCAAGAAAGAGTCGCAGCTCATTATCAAGGAAGCGGAGAAGAACGCCGACCGCATTATTAACGAGGCGCTTTCCAAATCCCGCAAAATTGCTATTGAGACCGAAGAGCTCCGCAAGCAAGCCTCTATCTACCGTACCCGGTTCCGGACGCTGGTGGAAGCTCAGCTTGAGCTGTTGTCCCAGGACGATTGGGACGCACTGGAGAGCCGCGAGGTCCGCGAAGAAGTATTTTGA
- a CDS encoding RNA-binding protein produces the protein MKQDIYGHFHPDERQFVDRAYEWVENAVRYHELKLTDFLDPRQGYILHSLANREPDVKVKWDGGHEEAERRRALIAPDYRDLEDEELGLKVLSIAPAEQNLPKLEHGDYMGSLLGLGIKRSKIGDIHVLEDGCHAVVTSDIADYLALHMSSVGRAPVTVEVLPVSELRRAEVKLETMELTVSSLRLDGIASDVCRLSRSKILVPIKAGRVRVNWKVEEDPSFHLKDGDVVSVQGFGRFKVLEVGGLTKKARYRVRVGKFV, from the coding sequence ATGAAACAGGACATTTACGGTCATTTTCACCCTGACGAGCGGCAATTTGTGGACAGGGCCTATGAGTGGGTAGAGAATGCGGTCCGGTATCATGAGCTGAAGCTGACGGATTTCCTCGACCCGCGGCAGGGCTATATTCTGCATTCGCTCGCGAACCGTGAGCCGGATGTGAAGGTCAAATGGGATGGCGGCCACGAAGAAGCGGAACGGCGGAGAGCGCTGATTGCTCCCGATTACCGTGACTTGGAAGATGAAGAGCTGGGACTGAAGGTGCTAAGCATAGCACCGGCGGAGCAGAATCTGCCGAAGCTGGAGCATGGGGATTATATGGGTTCCCTGCTAGGTCTCGGAATCAAGCGCAGCAAAATCGGCGATATCCACGTTCTGGAGGACGGCTGCCATGCCGTTGTGACGTCGGATATCGCCGATTATTTGGCCCTGCATATGAGCAGTGTCGGCCGCGCTCCCGTCACGGTAGAGGTGCTGCCGGTATCGGAGCTGCGGCGAGCCGAGGTCAAGCTGGAAACGATGGAGCTTACGGTATCTTCCCTGCGGCTCGACGGCATTGCGTCGGATGTGTGCCGGCTCAGCCGGAGCAAAATTCTCGTTCCCATCAAGGCCGGACGCGTCCGGGTGAACTGGAAGGTGGAGGAAGATCCTTCATTCCATCTGAAAGATGGCGATGTCGTTTCGGTTCAGGGCTTTGGCCGCTTTAAAGTGCTGGAGGTCGGCGGACTGACAAAAAAAGCCCGATACCGGGTCCGGGTCGGCAAATTTGTATAA
- a CDS encoding YggT family protein, with product MSQIDSIINILFNIYFYMILFYVLMSWLPNVRDNFIGELLGKLVEPYLTPFRKIIPPLFGTIDFSPVVALLVLELAVNGLRSVLFYLMG from the coding sequence TTGTCCCAAATTGATTCTATAATTAACATTCTTTTCAATATTTACTTCTACATGATCCTATTCTACGTGCTGATGTCCTGGCTGCCGAATGTGCGTGATAACTTTATTGGGGAGCTGCTCGGCAAGCTGGTTGAGCCTTACTTGACGCCGTTCCGCAAAATTATTCCGCCTTTGTTCGGAACCATCGATTTTTCGCCGGTTGTGGCGCTGCTTGTGCTGGAGCTTGCGGTGAACGGACTCCGGTCCGTGCTGTTTTACCTGATGGGTTAA
- a CDS encoding cell division protein SepF encodes MGVMNRFMSFLGLQEQEEIVEHEQLGQHEEEDYAPSPVETRKNQRVGNVVSIHQQKNVKVVLYEPRSYDEAQEIADHLRSHRTVVVNLQRVRNDQAMRIIDFLSGTVYALGGGISKIGGNIFLCTPDTVEIQGTISEILADDQDYNRMR; translated from the coding sequence ATGGGTGTCATGAACCGCTTTATGAGCTTTTTGGGATTGCAGGAACAAGAGGAGATTGTCGAGCATGAACAGCTGGGCCAGCATGAGGAGGAAGATTATGCGCCCAGTCCTGTAGAAACCCGCAAGAACCAGCGGGTCGGGAATGTCGTCAGCATCCATCAGCAGAAAAATGTCAAAGTCGTGCTGTACGAGCCTCGTTCGTACGACGAAGCCCAGGAAATCGCCGACCATCTCCGGTCGCACCGCACCGTCGTTGTCAATTTGCAGCGGGTCCGGAACGATCAGGCGATGCGGATTATCGATTTTTTGAGCGGAACGGTGTACGCCCTGGGCGGAGGCATCTCCAAAATTGGCGGAAATATCTTCCTCTGCACACCTGATACCGTAGAAATTCAAGGCACCATCTCGGAAATTCTCGCCGACGACCAAGACTATAACAGAATGAGGTGA
- a CDS encoding YggS family pyridoxal phosphate-dependent enzyme has protein sequence MSSTLQERIAEVSRRIERACAKGGRKATEVRIIAVTKYVSPEMTAAVLASGLTDIGENRWQNAERKWEALGSQGVWHFIGHLQTNKVKDIIGKFQYIHSLDRLSLARELQRKAEAAGVDVNVFLQVNISGEESKFGLNPEAVPDFLREISGFNRLKIVGLMTMAPHEEDPELTRPVFRGLRELRDKLNGMGLTPEPLTELSMGMSNDFEVAIEEGATWVRLGTVLVGHEEES, from the coding sequence TTGTCCTCGACATTGCAGGAACGAATAGCCGAAGTCAGCCGGCGCATTGAACGCGCGTGCGCCAAAGGCGGACGGAAAGCAACGGAAGTCAGGATCATTGCGGTGACCAAGTATGTGTCGCCGGAGATGACAGCCGCCGTGCTGGCTTCCGGTCTTACAGATATCGGCGAGAATCGCTGGCAGAATGCCGAGCGCAAATGGGAAGCGCTTGGCAGTCAGGGAGTATGGCATTTTATCGGCCATTTACAGACCAACAAGGTGAAGGATATCATTGGCAAATTTCAATATATCCATTCACTGGACCGCTTGTCGCTGGCCCGCGAACTGCAGCGGAAGGCGGAGGCGGCCGGAGTGGACGTGAACGTATTCCTTCAGGTGAACATTTCCGGAGAAGAGTCCAAGTTTGGCCTGAATCCGGAAGCTGTTCCGGATTTTTTACGTGAAATTTCGGGATTTAATCGGCTTAAGATCGTCGGACTTATGACTATGGCACCGCATGAGGAAGACCCCGAGCTTACGCGGCCGGTATTTCGCGGTCTCCGCGAACTGCGGGACAAGCTTAACGGCATGGGGCTGACGCCGGAGCCGTTGACGGAGCTGTCGATGGGCATGTCGAATGATTTTGAAGTGGCGATTGAAGAAGGAGCCACCTGGGTGCGCCTGGGGACGGTATTGGTAGGCCATGAGGAGGAATCATAA
- the pgeF gene encoding peptidoglycan editing factor PgeF gives MEPFVQKSGSPALFSLEPWTNPDSKITAGFTGRAGGAGRTPYDSLNCAFHVGDIPEDVIKNRKLVAESLGFSLEDWTCGEQVHGSEIAVVTADDKGRGSLERSTAFADTDGLLTDVPGVLLASFYADCVPLYFHDPVTGAVGLAHAGWKGTVAEIALSMAGRMEAVYGSRKEDIRAAIGPSIGACCYEVDDFVMDHVRRLEESLIRDEESGESLYSPSTAHIGKMMLNLKELNRRIMIKAGILPTHIECTSWCTSCSPDLFFSYRKENGVTGRMASWIGISSPQSGA, from the coding sequence ATGGAACCTTTTGTGCAAAAAAGCGGGAGTCCGGCGCTGTTCAGCCTTGAGCCGTGGACGAACCCGGATTCGAAAATAACCGCCGGATTTACCGGACGGGCCGGGGGAGCAGGCCGAACGCCTTACGACAGCCTGAACTGCGCTTTTCATGTAGGCGACATCCCGGAGGATGTCATTAAGAACCGCAAGCTTGTAGCCGAGAGTCTCGGCTTTTCGTTAGAAGACTGGACATGCGGGGAGCAGGTGCACGGCTCGGAAATCGCGGTTGTGACGGCGGATGACAAGGGACGGGGCAGTCTGGAACGGTCCACGGCGTTTGCCGATACGGACGGACTTCTGACCGATGTGCCCGGCGTGCTGCTTGCTTCGTTCTACGCGGATTGCGTTCCGCTCTATTTCCATGATCCGGTAACGGGAGCCGTCGGCCTGGCTCATGCGGGCTGGAAAGGGACGGTGGCGGAAATTGCTTTGTCCATGGCAGGGAGGATGGAAGCCGTCTACGGCAGCCGCAAGGAGGATATCCGGGCAGCGATCGGTCCAAGCATCGGCGCCTGCTGCTACGAGGTGGACGATTTCGTCATGGACCATGTGCGCAGGCTGGAGGAGAGCCTCATCCGGGATGAGGAATCCGGGGAAAGCCTGTACAGCCCTTCGACAGCGCATATTGGCAAAATGATGCTCAACTTGAAAGAATTGAACCGACGCATTATGATAAAAGCAGGAATATTGCCGACACATATCGAATGTACAAGTTGGTGTACAAGCTGCAGCCCTGATTTGTTCTTCTCCTACCGCAAGGAAAACGGGGTGACGGGAAGAATGGCGAGCTGGATCGGAATATCATCCCCACAAAGTGGGGCCTAG
- a CDS encoding YlmC/YmxH family sporulation protein, translating to MNQETTASGKKMKISDFQAKDVINIVDGRRLGQVSDLELDLRRGVIDAIIVPGYTRFMGLFGGGADLVIPWRNIVKIGSDVVLVKMVEPRPSLEAEEREILVLQREERNERRTY from the coding sequence ATGAATCAGGAAACAACGGCTTCGGGCAAAAAAATGAAAATATCCGACTTTCAGGCCAAGGATGTAATTAATATTGTCGACGGCAGGCGTCTCGGTCAGGTCAGTGATCTGGAGTTGGATTTGCGGCGCGGGGTGATCGATGCCATTATCGTTCCGGGCTATACGAGGTTTATGGGTCTGTTCGGCGGAGGAGCCGATCTCGTCATTCCATGGCGGAATATTGTGAAGATCGGTTCGGATGTCGTGCTGGTGAAAATGGTGGAGCCCCGGCCTTCACTGGAGGCGGAAGAACGTGAAATCCTTGTGCTCCAGCGGGAAGAAAGAAATGAACGGCGCACGTACTGA